The proteins below are encoded in one region of Neisseriales bacterium:
- the ruvX gene encoding Holliday junction resolvase RuvX, protein MPEQTVLAFDFGKKRIGVAMGDMALKNAHPLTVIAVTQPERTLSSITNLLAEWQPTDLVIGLPTYPNGALHPLAPFINAFATKLKRLTCANIWLVDEHLSSQAASLLLNEAGIFGHKQKLLLDKMAAKVILDTWFIHGGTAFK, encoded by the coding sequence ATGCCTGAACAGACTGTTCTAGCTTTTGATTTTGGCAAAAAACGGATCGGTGTTGCCATGGGGGATATGGCTTTAAAAAATGCCCACCCTTTAACTGTTATTGCTGTCACGCAACCCGAGCGCACTTTGTCATCGATCACAAATCTGCTAGCAGAATGGCAGCCTACCGACCTTGTGATTGGTTTGCCAACCTATCCAAATGGTGCGCTGCATCCGCTTGCCCCATTCATCAACGCGTTCGCAACGAAGCTAAAGCGCTTAACTTGTGCCAATATTTGGCTAGTGGACGAACATCTTTCTTCTCAAGCAGCTAGCTTACTACTCAATGAAGCGGGCATTTTTGGACACAAGCAAAAGCTATTGCTGGATAAAATGGCGGCAAAAGTCATTTTAGATACTTGGTTCATCCACGGCGGCACGGCTTTTAAGTAG
- a CDS encoding YqgE/AlgH family protein yields MDTFSLSNHFLLATPSTTDPIFRHALIYLCEHKKQGAMGIIINKPSDLGIMQLFEQIGLPVQHTSLKTGSVLFGGPVQFDHGFVLHTHPNKWQSSLTIGKDLVFTTSKDVLLAAAEGKGPDQLLVTLGYAGWAAGQLEKELADNAWLTMPAAMDILFDVAASQRYEVAMSRLGFDIMRLSHDIGYA; encoded by the coding sequence ATGGATACTTTCTCGCTAAGCAACCACTTCTTGTTGGCAACGCCCAGCACGACCGATCCTATCTTCAGGCATGCTTTGATTTACTTATGCGAACATAAAAAACAAGGAGCCATGGGAATCATTATTAATAAACCATCTGATTTGGGGATTATGCAACTATTTGAGCAAATCGGCTTACCCGTTCAGCATACGTCCCTTAAAACAGGTTCCGTGTTATTTGGTGGACCGGTTCAATTTGATCACGGATTTGTCTTACACACCCATCCAAATAAGTGGCAGTCTAGTTTAACTATTGGCAAGGATTTAGTTTTCACGACTTCTAAGGATGTTTTATTGGCAGCTGCAGAAGGGAAGGGTCCGGATCAATTATTAGTCACCCTTGGCTATGCTGGCTGGGCAGCAGGTCAACTAGAAAAAGAGTTGGCAGATAACGCATGGCTTACAATGCCCGCTGCCATGGATATCTTATTTGATGTAGCCGCCAGTCAGCGCTATGAAGTTGCCATGTCGCGCTTAGGATTTGACATCATGCGCTTATCCCACGATATCGGTTATGCCTGA
- a CDS encoding glutathione S-transferase N-terminal domain-containing protein, whose protein sequence is MLTLYSGSTCPFSHRCRIVLYEKDMDFEIIDVDNLHKPEDLAVLNPYNEVPVLVERDLILYEAGIISEYIDERFPHPQLMPADPVTRAKARLLLFRFEQELFLHVKTLENMQLNLTSRKRSHAREVIRQSLTMVSPMFTAKQYVFGDELSMVDITMATLLWRLEHYQIKINKNILGMLKYADRLFQRKAFLDSLTAAERAMHH, encoded by the coding sequence ATGTTAACGCTTTATTCGGGATCTACTTGTCCATTTAGCCATCGTTGTCGCATTGTCCTTTATGAAAAGGATATGGATTTTGAAATTATTGATGTGGATAACCTTCATAAGCCAGAAGATCTAGCGGTGCTGAATCCTTATAATGAGGTACCTGTCTTAGTTGAGCGTGATTTGATACTTTATGAGGCGGGGATTATCAGTGAATATATTGACGAGCGCTTTCCACACCCACAATTGATGCCTGCTGACCCGGTAACACGTGCTAAGGCACGTTTACTACTCTTTCGCTTTGAGCAAGAGTTGTTTTTACATGTTAAAACGTTGGAAAACATGCAGTTAAATCTGACCAGCCGCAAGCGCTCACATGCTCGTGAGGTAATCCGCCAATCTTTAACCATGGTGTCGCCGATGTTTACAGCCAAACAGTATGTTTTTGGTGATGAATTATCCATGGTTGATATTACGATGGCTACCTTGCTTTGGCGATTGGAGCACTATCAAATTAAGATCAACAAAAATATTTTGGGGATGCTGAAATATGCTGATCGTCTTTTTCAAAGAAAGGCTTTTTTAGATTCATTGACTGCAGCAGAAAGAGCTATGCACCATTAA
- a CDS encoding ClpXP protease specificity-enhancing factor: MKSTTAKGGIKPYFLRAFYEWCCDQALTPYVTVFINDQVKLPRQYTSDEIITLNISQSACSGLLIDNHWLSATMRFSGVSHAVLIPMHNILSVFARETGQAMVFEKEGETVMPTPQPVLKSVQGNLTSQISAPNGDKPPTKPINQGKSILHIVK; the protein is encoded by the coding sequence ATGAAGTCAACGACAGCCAAAGGTGGCATTAAACCTTATTTTTTGCGTGCCTTTTACGAGTGGTGTTGTGATCAAGCTTTAACACCCTACGTTACGGTTTTTATCAACGACCAAGTCAAGCTACCTCGTCAGTACACTTCTGATGAAATCATTACCCTTAATATCAGCCAAAGTGCTTGTTCCGGGTTACTAATAGATAACCATTGGTTATCTGCCACGATGCGTTTTTCTGGTGTCTCCCATGCTGTGTTAATCCCGATGCATAACATCCTGTCTGTTTTTGCCCGCGAGACTGGGCAAGCGATGGTGTTTGAGAAAGAAGGTGAAACCGTGATGCCGACACCACAACCTGTCCTTAAATCAGTTCAGGGTAACTTAACGAGTCAAATATCCGCACCGAATGGTGATAAGCCACCCACTAAGCCGATAAATCAAGGCAAATCTATTTTGCATATTGTAAAATAG
- the tyrS gene encoding tyrosine--tRNA ligase, with product MSAANQAILDLQARGLIAQVAEPAMLHARLAKESVTLYCGFDPTADSLHVGHLVPILTLKRFQDAGHRPIILVGGATGMIGDPSFKAAERPLKTLEEIEIAGKKIGEQLARFLSLEGTNAAILENNTHWFANMNILTFLREIGKYFSINAMISKDFVKERIDRADVGISFTEFSYSLLQAFDFVALNRRYGCTLQIGGSDQWGNITVGINLVRRLEKQSVDGLTLPLITKSDGTKFGKTEGGTVWLDANKTSPYQFYQFWLRVDDTDVDRFLKYFTFLSLDEINSIVSSSKKGIGQRRLAEEMTRLIHGEAGLSSAQRITHFVFAPDQEDTHITQGDEQQLLSDPLLHYWMKEERLLVNLIADSGLATSKSQARQLIKEGAVKVNHQTVMDIEYVIKEADLTFHQHALLTCGKKKLVFLSLTDLSASF from the coding sequence ATGTCAGCAGCTAATCAAGCTATTTTAGATTTACAAGCACGTGGACTTATTGCCCAAGTTGCCGAACCGGCTATGTTGCATGCCAGACTTGCAAAAGAATCGGTGACACTTTATTGCGGTTTTGATCCAACAGCAGATAGTTTGCATGTAGGTCACCTTGTGCCGATTTTGACGCTTAAACGTTTTCAGGATGCTGGGCATCGACCAATTATATTGGTTGGAGGGGCAACAGGAATGATTGGTGACCCCAGTTTTAAAGCGGCAGAAAGACCCTTAAAAACACTTGAAGAAATTGAAATAGCTGGCAAAAAAATTGGTGAACAATTGGCTCGTTTTCTCAGTTTAGAAGGTACCAATGCAGCAATTTTAGAAAATAATACGCATTGGTTTGCCAACATGAATATCCTGACGTTTCTACGGGAAATTGGTAAATATTTTTCGATCAATGCCATGATTAGTAAAGATTTTGTGAAGGAGCGTATTGATCGAGCCGATGTTGGTATATCTTTTACCGAATTTTCATACAGTCTATTACAGGCTTTTGACTTTGTTGCACTCAATCGGCGTTATGGATGCACATTACAGATCGGTGGATCGGATCAATGGGGCAATATTACCGTAGGGATTAATCTTGTCAGGCGCCTCGAAAAACAGTCCGTAGATGGCTTAACCTTGCCACTCATTACGAAATCGGATGGAACAAAATTTGGTAAAACAGAAGGCGGTACTGTGTGGTTAGATGCTAATAAAACTTCGCCCTACCAGTTCTATCAATTTTGGTTGCGTGTGGATGATACGGATGTTGATCGTTTTTTAAAATACTTTACTTTTTTATCATTGGATGAGATTAATAGTATTGTATCCAGTAGCAAAAAGGGTATTGGGCAAAGGCGCCTTGCAGAAGAGATGACGCGATTGATCCATGGTGAAGCTGGCCTATCTTCAGCACAGCGAATCACGCATTTTGTTTTTGCGCCAGACCAAGAAGACACCCATATCACCCAAGGTGATGAACAGCAATTGCTCTCTGATCCATTGTTACACTACTGGATGAAAGAAGAACGTTTGTTGGTGAATTTGATTGCTGATAGTGGGTTAGCAACTTCAAAAAGCCAAGCGCGTCAATTGATCAAAGAAGGTGCGGTCAAAGTGAACCATCAAACGGTAATGGATATTGAGTATGTTATCAAGGAAGCAGATTTGACATTTCATCAGCATGCTTTACTGACCTGCGGCAAAAAAAAGCTGGTTTTTTTAAGTCTGACAGATTTGTCTGCTTCGTTTTAA
- a CDS encoding ABC transporter substrate-binding protein — MLNQKGNSVVNKKFWLAISVVAGTFFISELTGVTALLARHSSSTMAGGGVNAKTLMVCSSNQPSGFDIAQYTDAATIESSVHVFDRLVVFQKGSTDLGPSLAKSWTVSQDGLTYTFHLRRGVPFHTTDYFKPTRDFNADDVVFTFERMRNPKHPFNVAYPAEFPYFVAMGLDKNLRSVKKLDDHTVQFVLKEINAPFIQNIAMEFASILSAEYANQLLHQGKAEQINQKPIGTGPFMLKSYKRNQQIRYVAHKAYWDQRKENGPRVDQIVISLVKETMVNSKKMLAGECHLATLGAIPLTEIKRFEQHPKFVVHKQPGFETWLLSYNTQKPYLSKAQVRQALDMALDKAAMLKTGDGLIELAHNLMPPSQWSYDPSIKKAAYDPIRAKQLLKQAGYPNGFALKLFINLGRSPLNDRLAAMIQADWKKIGVRVQLVTYDGGEFWKRAAAGEHDVIFSGWQGDNGDPDNWLSSELGCSAIGGSNHARWCHAGFNQLLLKALRCTNHNERIKLYQAAQKIIQQEVPISPLYYRMALYVYSKAVKFERPYIIPAIGADEYVGIALE, encoded by the coding sequence ATGCTTAATCAGAAAGGAAATTCAGTGGTCAACAAAAAGTTTTGGCTAGCGATTAGTGTTGTTGCAGGCACGTTTTTTATAAGCGAATTAACAGGTGTAACGGCTTTATTGGCTCGTCACTCTTCTAGTACTATGGCTGGGGGGGGGGTAAACGCCAAGACACTGATGGTATGCTCATCGAATCAGCCTTCTGGTTTTGATATTGCGCAATATACCGATGCGGCAACCATTGAGTCTTCCGTTCATGTATTTGATCGACTGGTTGTCTTCCAAAAAGGTAGTACCGATTTGGGTCCCAGCCTCGCCAAAAGTTGGACAGTCTCCCAAGATGGTTTAACCTATACCTTCCATTTAAGACGTGGTGTTCCATTCCATACCACGGATTACTTTAAACCCACAAGAGATTTTAATGCTGATGATGTGGTGTTTACCTTTGAAAGAATGAGGAATCCCAAACATCCTTTCAATGTGGCTTATCCTGCTGAGTTTCCTTATTTTGTTGCGATGGGTCTAGATAAAAACCTTCGGTCTGTCAAAAAACTGGATGATCATACGGTTCAGTTTGTATTAAAGGAAATTAACGCGCCTTTTATTCAGAACATTGCCATGGAGTTTGCTTCGATTTTATCAGCTGAATATGCTAATCAACTCCTACATCAAGGCAAAGCTGAACAAATTAACCAAAAACCAATTGGAACAGGCCCTTTTATGCTGAAAAGCTATAAAAGAAATCAACAGATTCGTTATGTTGCGCATAAAGCGTATTGGGATCAGCGTAAAGAAAATGGGCCTAGGGTTGACCAAATCGTTATAAGTTTGGTCAAGGAAACCATGGTTAATAGTAAAAAAATGCTAGCTGGCGAATGCCATTTAGCAACTTTGGGAGCGATACCGCTTACTGAAATTAAACGTTTTGAACAGCATCCCAAATTTGTGGTGCACAAACAACCTGGATTTGAGACTTGGTTGCTTTCCTACAATACGCAAAAGCCCTACCTTAGTAAAGCTCAAGTTCGCCAAGCTTTAGATATGGCACTTGATAAGGCAGCTATGCTTAAAACAGGTGATGGCTTAATTGAATTGGCGCATAATCTCATGCCGCCTAGCCAATGGTCATATGATCCATCCATTAAAAAGGCTGCATATGATCCTATTCGAGCAAAGCAGTTACTCAAGCAAGCTGGTTATCCGAATGGTTTTGCGCTCAAACTTTTTATTAACTTGGGTCGCAGCCCACTCAATGATCGTTTAGCAGCTATGATCCAAGCTGATTGGAAGAAAATTGGCGTGCGCGTCCAATTGGTAACTTACGATGGTGGCGAATTTTGGAAGCGTGCTGCGGCAGGGGAGCATGATGTTATATTTTCGGGTTGGCAGGGCGATAATGGAGATCCGGATAATTGGTTGAGTTCTGAGTTAGGCTGCAGTGCTATTGGTGGCAGTAACCACGCAAGATGGTGTCACGCAGGCTTTAACCAACTGTTGCTCAAAGCACTTCGTTGTACGAACCATAATGAGCGTATTAAACTTTATCAAGCTGCGCAAAAAATCATTCAACAAGAGGTACCTATTAGTCCTTTGTATTACCGCATGGCATTATATGTTTACAGTAAAGCGGTCAAATTTGAAAGACCTTATATTATTCCAGCGATTGGCGCTGATGAATATGTAGGCATTGCTCTTGAATGA
- the serC gene encoding 3-phosphoserine/phosphohydroxythreonine transaminase, with amino-acid sequence MCVYNFSPGPAKLPDEVLGIAQQELCNWHRTGSSVMEMSHRSCEFLKLFQHAKNTLRELLDIPDNYHILFLQGGARLQFSMVAMNLAAPEDVVDYVNSGHWSQLAMDAATKHAVVNEVASSAQTQYTTIPSDNTWRRNSQATYLHFVSNETIHGVQFPTMPTVQHNVPFVCDMSSDFLSRPIDVKQFGVIYAGAQKNMGIAGLTIVVIRKDLLMPPKRSGIPNVLQYIVQAETDSMYNTPPTFAIYMAGLVLDWLKKQGGVPVIAQRNEEKAAWLYRLIDESDGFYIAPVKAPFRSRMNVVFRLANEALNASFLKEAEHNQLKYLKGHTVLGGMRASIYNAMSMDGIKALATFMQAFARTHC; translated from the coding sequence ATGTGTGTTTATAATTTTTCGCCCGGTCCCGCAAAACTTCCTGACGAGGTTCTAGGGATCGCACAACAAGAGCTTTGTAATTGGCATCGTACTGGTTCCAGCGTGATGGAAATGAGCCATCGAAGTTGCGAATTTTTGAAGCTTTTTCAGCATGCTAAAAATACCTTGCGAGAATTGCTGGATATTCCTGACAACTACCATATTTTGTTTTTGCAAGGCGGGGCTCGATTACAGTTCTCAATGGTAGCAATGAATCTTGCTGCACCTGAAGATGTGGTTGATTATGTTAATAGTGGACATTGGTCTCAGCTTGCAATGGACGCGGCTACAAAACATGCTGTGGTAAATGAGGTTGCTTCAAGCGCTCAAACACAATATACAACCATTCCTAGCGACAATACATGGCGCCGCAATTCGCAAGCAACTTACTTGCATTTTGTTTCTAACGAAACGATTCATGGTGTACAGTTCCCAACTATGCCGACTGTGCAGCACAACGTACCTTTTGTGTGCGATATGTCTAGTGATTTTTTATCGCGACCCATTGATGTAAAGCAATTTGGTGTGATTTATGCTGGTGCACAAAAAAATATGGGTATCGCAGGCCTAACAATAGTTGTTATTCGAAAAGATCTACTCATGCCCCCCAAACGATCCGGTATACCCAATGTATTACAATATATTGTGCAGGCTGAAACCGATTCTATGTATAACACGCCACCAACCTTCGCCATTTACATGGCCGGATTAGTGCTAGATTGGCTCAAGAAGCAAGGTGGTGTTCCAGTTATCGCACAACGTAATGAAGAAAAAGCTGCATGGCTATATCGCCTTATTGATGAGAGCGATGGTTTCTATATTGCTCCAGTTAAAGCACCATTTCGTTCGCGTATGAATGTCGTTTTTCGGCTAGCCAATGAAGCACTCAACGCATCATTTCTAAAAGAAGCTGAGCACAATCAATTAAAATACCTTAAGGGTCACACAGTATTGGGCGGTATGCGTGCTTCGATTTACAATGCCATGTCTATGGATGGTATTAAGGCACTTGCCACGTTTATGCAAGCATTTGCTCGCACACATTGCTAG
- the gyrA gene encoding DNA gyrase subunit A has translation MTEQIFAKETLNVSLEEEMRRSYLDYAMSVIVGRALPDVRDGLKPVHRRVLFAMHELSNDWNRAYKKSARIVGDVIGKYHPHGDAAAYDTIVRMAQDFSLRYPLIDGQGNFGSIDGDNAAAMRYTEIRMARIAHELLADLSKETVDFAPNYDNSEYEPLVFPSRLPNLLINGSSGIAVGMATNIPPHNLNEVIDACRALLAQPELDIEDMIGLIPAPDFPTAGIIYGTAGIHEGYRTGRGRVIMRAKTHVETYGKGEREAIIVDEIPYQVNKARLLARIGELVHEKQIEGIADLRDESDKSGMRMVIELKRGEMPEIVLNKLYKLTQLQDSFGINMVALVDGQPRLLNLKQMLEEFLRHRREVVTRRTVFELKKARDRCHILEGLSVALSNVDEMIVLIKASANPAEAKAKLMARVWRAELVEKLLSRVDSTINQPDNQDASLGLQDQGYLLSDTQTQAILDMRLQKLTGLEQDKIVNEYQLTMDQILDLSDILAKPERITSIIDEELLAAKNQFGDGRRSQIEPFGGDVELEDLITPQDMVVTLSHSGYIKSQPMDDYRTQHRGGRGKQAASTKEDDFIDTLFVANTHDYLLCFSSLGRCYWIKVYNVPQGRGSSRGKPIINLLALQPNEKINAVLPVAIFEANYHVFMCTAHGIVKKTPLLDFSRPRTSGIIALNLQEGDVLIGATLTTGQDEIMLFSSQGKAIRFDESDVRSMGRSARGVRGMALSKGNASVIAMLVSEDKSLQVLAATANGYGKRTPITHYRKCRRGAQGVIAIDTGKRNGVLVAVCLVKATDDLVLITDGGVLIRMPAQQVRTTGRTAQGVKLINLDEGEKLIGMGAIVDHENIVHEQKEGDSLF, from the coding sequence ATGACTGAACAGATTTTTGCCAAAGAAACCTTAAACGTTAGTCTAGAAGAAGAAATGCGCCGTTCATACCTTGATTACGCCATGAGCGTAATTGTTGGACGAGCATTGCCGGATGTACGCGATGGCCTCAAACCTGTACATCGGCGTGTACTATTTGCCATGCATGAACTATCTAATGATTGGAATCGTGCCTATAAAAAATCTGCTCGCATCGTTGGAGATGTCATTGGTAAATATCACCCACATGGTGACGCGGCAGCATACGATACCATCGTGCGTATGGCACAAGATTTTTCGCTACGCTATCCTCTTATTGATGGGCAAGGTAATTTCGGTTCTATTGATGGGGATAACGCTGCTGCCATGCGCTATACAGAGATTCGTATGGCACGCATTGCACATGAACTCTTGGCAGATCTGAGTAAGGAAACTGTTGATTTTGCACCAAACTACGACAATTCTGAATATGAACCGCTCGTTTTTCCATCACGGCTACCAAATTTATTAATTAACGGTAGTTCAGGTATTGCTGTAGGCATGGCAACGAATATACCGCCTCATAACCTTAACGAAGTCATTGATGCTTGTCGTGCATTACTTGCTCAACCTGAATTAGATATTGAAGACATGATTGGTTTGATCCCCGCACCAGACTTTCCTACTGCGGGCATCATTTATGGCACTGCTGGCATCCATGAAGGATATCGTACAGGTCGTGGACGCGTCATCATGCGCGCTAAAACACATGTTGAAACCTATGGAAAAGGTGAGCGCGAAGCCATTATTGTCGATGAAATTCCCTACCAGGTTAATAAGGCACGGTTACTAGCAAGAATTGGTGAACTGGTTCATGAAAAACAAATTGAAGGCATAGCCGACTTACGCGATGAATCCGATAAGTCAGGTATGCGTATGGTCATTGAACTCAAACGCGGAGAAATGCCAGAAATTGTTTTAAATAAACTCTACAAACTCACCCAACTGCAAGACAGTTTCGGCATCAATATGGTAGCACTCGTTGATGGACAACCGCGACTGCTTAATTTAAAACAGATGTTGGAAGAATTTTTGCGACATCGTCGAGAGGTTGTCACACGGCGCACTGTTTTTGAGCTCAAAAAAGCACGCGATCGATGCCATATATTAGAAGGCTTATCCGTTGCCCTTTCTAATGTTGATGAAATGATTGTTCTGATTAAAGCCTCAGCTAATCCAGCAGAAGCTAAAGCTAAATTGATGGCACGTGTTTGGCGTGCCGAACTCGTTGAAAAACTTCTATCTAGAGTAGACAGCACCATTAATCAACCTGATAATCAGGATGCTTCACTTGGTTTGCAGGATCAAGGTTACCTACTCTCTGATACGCAAACACAAGCTATTTTAGATATGCGCTTGCAAAAACTAACTGGGCTTGAGCAAGATAAGATTGTAAATGAATATCAGCTGACCATGGATCAAATCCTTGATTTATCGGACATCTTGGCCAAACCAGAACGTATTACAAGTATTATTGATGAAGAGCTCCTCGCTGCAAAAAACCAATTTGGCGATGGTAGGCGCTCACAGATTGAGCCGTTTGGTGGCGATGTTGAATTAGAGGACTTAATTACGCCCCAAGACATGGTTGTAACACTTTCGCATAGCGGCTATATCAAATCGCAGCCGATGGATGACTATCGCACGCAACACAGAGGAGGCCGAGGTAAACAAGCAGCTTCAACCAAAGAAGATGACTTTATTGACACCTTATTTGTTGCCAATACCCATGACTATTTGTTGTGCTTTTCTTCCCTAGGGCGCTGTTATTGGATCAAGGTTTACAATGTACCACAAGGGCGTGGAAGTAGCCGCGGCAAGCCTATCATTAATCTCTTGGCCCTGCAACCTAACGAAAAAATCAACGCTGTATTACCCGTTGCGATCTTTGAAGCAAATTATCATGTATTCATGTGTACCGCCCATGGTATTGTCAAAAAAACACCATTACTTGATTTTTCAAGACCCCGTACCAGCGGCATCATCGCACTCAACCTCCAAGAGGGTGATGTATTAATCGGCGCAACGTTAACCACTGGCCAAGATGAAATTATGCTTTTCTCAAGCCAAGGCAAAGCAATTCGCTTTGACGAAAGCGATGTGCGAAGCATGGGTCGTTCGGCAAGAGGCGTACGAGGTATGGCTTTATCTAAAGGCAATGCAAGTGTTATTGCAATGCTCGTGTCTGAAGATAAATCGTTACAAGTCTTAGCTGCCACCGCCAACGGTTATGGTAAACGTACACCCATTACGCATTACCGTAAGTGTCGTCGTGGTGCTCAAGGAGTCATCGCTATTGATACTGGTAAACGCAATGGTGTACTAGTTGCAGTATGTCTCGTGAAAGCGACTGATGATCTTGTCCTTATTACTGATGGCGGCGTACTCATCCGCATGCCTGCTCAACAAGTGCGCACAACAGGTAGAACAGCTCAAGGCGTTAAATTAATTAATCTTGATGAAGGCGAAAAACTAATTGGTATGGGTGCTATCGTTGATCACGAAAATATTGTGCATGAACAAAAAGAAGGCGATTCCCTTTTCTAG
- a CDS encoding RNB domain-containing ribonuclease gives MNLLYEANKTHQVGQVIRQEIGVYWVQTATQQSVKVKSQQVILMLTEDTDQFLPAAERLSNQIDIQRLWESSDGQTMHFASLAHRYFVHWPSATEKAATWLKLRAMPMYFYRQSDGYFKPATATALKAALISIQKKQSAQQQIEAWSTALLSGQVPDAMGTQWTMLLHQPDKQSCAYRALRDACRHKQCTPLQLALELGAISSVAQYFLEGFLLQYFPIKPKASISSIRQVFDDLPLSDVAAFSIDDAHTTEIDDAFSLRQLPDGSHRVGIHIALPAIGIEPDLSVDALLWRCATVYLPDQKITLFPYEVIEQFSMNEGTIRPAMSLYIDVDEQYHIKHCQTQIDKIRIQKNFDKTALEIALSEALTTPHALRKNLPSCDKLIWLIHFTSAVASQYTKPSPSIFSERDFDITVFDNKISVRSRQRNTPIDCLVSTMMILANQTWSQMLAQSNTIAMYRSQNATGTYTTLSPRPHARLNLQQYAWCTSPLRRAADFINQSQLIALLTNTNSRYLKDRKTFLMFAKHFDKTYSAYLAFQRQMTRCWALRYLVQEHITTVLAKHIGHGVCQLENLPLRSQAIPSLASLRIGEPVVLEVVAIDEANQLVIWRVFSKTKIDESMFVE, from the coding sequence ATGAATCTTTTATATGAGGCGAATAAAACCCATCAGGTTGGTCAGGTTATTCGTCAGGAAATTGGCGTATATTGGGTACAAACTGCGACACAACAATCGGTAAAAGTAAAAAGCCAGCAAGTCATTTTGATGCTGACTGAAGATACGGATCAATTTTTGCCTGCTGCTGAAAGGCTATCCAATCAGATTGATATTCAGCGTTTATGGGAAAGTAGTGATGGTCAGACTATGCATTTTGCATCACTTGCCCATCGTTATTTTGTGCATTGGCCTTCAGCCACTGAAAAAGCAGCAACATGGCTTAAACTACGAGCTATGCCGATGTATTTTTACCGGCAATCGGATGGTTATTTTAAGCCCGCTACGGCCACCGCTTTGAAGGCAGCATTAATCAGTATACAAAAAAAGCAAAGCGCACAACAACAAATCGAGGCGTGGTCGACAGCATTATTGTCAGGCCAAGTACCCGATGCAATGGGTACCCAATGGACGATGTTACTACATCAGCCCGATAAACAATCTTGTGCGTATCGCGCTTTACGTGATGCGTGCCGACATAAGCAATGTACACCTTTACAGTTGGCACTCGAATTGGGTGCTATTTCCTCCGTTGCTCAATATTTTTTGGAAGGTTTTTTATTGCAATATTTTCCGATCAAGCCCAAGGCTAGCATCTCTTCCATCCGGCAAGTTTTTGATGATTTACCTTTATCGGACGTTGCAGCTTTTTCGATTGATGATGCTCATACAACAGAAATTGATGATGCGTTTTCGCTACGTCAATTGCCAGACGGATCGCATCGAGTGGGTATACATATTGCTCTACCAGCAATAGGTATTGAGCCCGATCTATCTGTTGATGCGTTATTGTGGCGTTGTGCAACGGTTTATCTGCCTGACCAAAAAATTACCCTTTTTCCGTACGAGGTTATTGAGCAGTTTTCAATGAATGAAGGTACGATCCGCCCAGCGATGAGTTTATATATTGATGTGGATGAACAGTATCATATTAAGCATTGCCAAACACAGATTGATAAAATCAGAATACAAAAAAATTTTGATAAAACAGCATTGGAAATTGCTTTATCTGAAGCATTAACCACTCCTCACGCTTTGCGCAAAAATTTACCCTCTTGTGATAAATTAATATGGTTGATCCATTTTACATCGGCTGTTGCATCGCAATACACCAAACCTAGTCCCTCAATATTCTCTGAGCGTGATTTTGATATTACTGTTTTTGATAACAAGATTAGTGTTCGATCAAGACAACGTAATACGCCGATTGATTGCTTAGTATCTACGATGATGATTTTGGCAAATCAAACTTGGAGCCAAATGCTGGCACAAAGTAATACGATAGCGATGTATCGCTCACAAAACGCAACAGGTACATATACCACATTATCTCCTCGACCGCATGCTAGGCTTAACCTGCAGCAGTACGCTTGGTGTACCTCTCCTTTACGTCGCGCTGCAGATTTTATTAATCAAAGCCAACTTATTGCGCTGTTAACGAATACCAATTCGCGCTATTTAAAAGATCGCAAAACTTTTCTGATGTTTGCAAAACATTTTGATAAAACCTATAGCGCTTACTTAGCCTTTCAACGTCAAATGACGCGTTGCTGGGCGTTACGCTATCTTGTTCAAGAGCACATCACAACGGTTCTTGCAAAGCATATTGGGCATGGTGTGTGTCAGTTGGAGAACTTACCATTACGAAGCCAAGCTATCCCATCTCTTGCTTCATTGCGCATAGGCGAACCTGTTGTGCTTGAGGTTGTTGCGATTGATGAAGCGAATCAATTGGTGATATGGCGAGTATTTTCCAAAACCAAGATAGATGAGTCCATGTTTGTTGAATAA